In Cystobacter ferrugineus, the following proteins share a genomic window:
- a CDS encoding valine--tRNA ligase: protein MSDTTELPKSYDAKEVEARWYACWQERGYFRADADADKPAFSIVLPPPNVTGSLHLGHALTATIQDILVRWKRMSGFKTLWVPGTDHAGIATQMVVERELKQTEKKSRHDLGREKFLERVWEWKNKYGQRINEQQKVLGASLDWSRERFTMDPSVSAAVREVFVRLHEEGLIYRAQKLINWCPSCLTALSDLEVEHEEKQGSLWHIHYPVKGSDRRLTVATTRPETMLGDTAVAIHPEDPRYLGLVGQSVVLPLIGREIPIVADAELVDPAFGTGVVKVTPAHDFNDYQTGLRHKLPQINILDEAARINSEGGPYAGMDRYAARKKILEDLTEQGLLEKEEPHKLSVGGCQRCATVVEPRLSPQWFVKIEPLARPAIEAVEQGRTKIIPESWTNTYFHWMRNIHDWTISRQLWWGHQIPAWYCEECSPRLEATGTIDYSRAEPIVARTAPDKCPKCSGSRLTQDPDVLDTWFSSGLWPFSTLGWPEQTADLRAFYPNSVMETGHDILFFWVARMMMFGLHFMKQVPFHTIYLHAMVRDEKGEKMSKTKGNVIDPLDIILGAPPEQLNKNLRNKYPQGMPPHGADALRFTLASLTQQGRDIKLSLDRVAGYKAFANKLWNASRFALMNMGDFTLDSRPLTERPLTLADRWILSRLQRTIAVTRTSLEAYAFAEAASTLYQFLWSEFCDWYIELAKGSLYGEDAQAKDTTRAVLVFCLERILRLLHPFMPFITEEIWQKLPLTRQTDSIMIAPFPEPDVSLEDTAAEAEIGTVITAIEGLRNIRGESNLAPSARITAHVQSADARTRELLERWRGDVTRLAGLGELHIAAPGAKPPLSAAFVSAQMEIFVPLAGLIDVDAERERLGKEISRSEQELGGIKRKLDNPNFVAKAPPDVVEKDRARVEELEARVTKLQDSLQRLSPQASEPTSGQAVADLEGRDSAPAPTSASEPVTAEVVEDDVVEAQLVQAEVISTESAVEDEDDGEDDVVEAVVDTQEDDEDDDVVEAVVDTEEDDEDDVVESIADEDEEEPEPAAPPARKSGSSRTVKAPAKKAPAKKAPAKKAASAKKAPAKKAPAKKAASAKKAPAKKAPAKKAPAKKAPAKKAPAKKAASAKKAPAKKAPAKKAAAKKAPAKKAPAKKAAAKKAPAKSKAPARKQAKGKPAKSRR, encoded by the coding sequence ATGAGCGACACGACCGAACTGCCGAAGTCCTATGATGCCAAGGAGGTCGAGGCCCGTTGGTACGCCTGCTGGCAGGAGCGCGGCTATTTCCGCGCCGACGCCGACGCCGACAAGCCCGCCTTCAGCATCGTGCTGCCCCCTCCCAACGTGACGGGCAGCCTGCACCTGGGCCACGCGCTCACCGCCACCATCCAGGACATCCTCGTGCGCTGGAAGCGCATGAGCGGCTTCAAGACGCTCTGGGTGCCGGGCACGGACCACGCCGGCATCGCCACGCAAATGGTGGTGGAGCGCGAGCTCAAGCAGACGGAGAAGAAGAGCCGCCATGACCTGGGCCGCGAGAAGTTCCTCGAGCGCGTCTGGGAGTGGAAGAACAAGTACGGCCAGCGCATCAACGAGCAGCAGAAGGTGCTCGGCGCGAGCCTGGACTGGAGCCGCGAGCGCTTCACCATGGATCCGAGCGTCTCGGCCGCCGTGCGCGAGGTCTTCGTGCGGCTGCACGAGGAGGGCCTCATCTACCGGGCCCAGAAGCTCATCAACTGGTGCCCCTCGTGCCTCACCGCGCTCAGCGACCTGGAGGTCGAGCACGAGGAGAAGCAGGGCTCGCTCTGGCACATCCACTACCCGGTGAAGGGCAGCGACCGGCGGCTCACCGTCGCCACCACCCGTCCGGAGACGATGCTCGGCGACACCGCCGTGGCCATCCACCCGGAGGATCCGCGCTACCTGGGGCTCGTGGGCCAGTCCGTGGTGCTGCCGCTCATCGGCCGCGAAATCCCCATCGTCGCCGACGCGGAGCTGGTGGACCCGGCCTTCGGCACCGGCGTGGTGAAGGTGACGCCCGCCCATGACTTCAACGACTACCAGACGGGCCTGCGCCACAAGCTGCCGCAGATCAACATCCTGGACGAGGCCGCGCGCATCAACAGCGAGGGCGGCCCCTACGCGGGCATGGACCGCTACGCGGCGCGCAAGAAGATCCTCGAGGATCTCACCGAGCAGGGCCTGCTGGAGAAGGAAGAGCCGCACAAGCTGTCGGTGGGCGGCTGCCAGCGCTGCGCCACCGTGGTGGAGCCGCGCCTGTCTCCGCAGTGGTTCGTGAAGATCGAGCCCCTGGCCAGGCCCGCCATCGAGGCGGTGGAGCAGGGCCGCACGAAGATCATCCCGGAGTCGTGGACCAACACGTACTTCCACTGGATGCGCAACATCCACGACTGGACCATCAGCCGCCAGCTCTGGTGGGGCCACCAGATTCCCGCCTGGTACTGCGAGGAGTGCAGCCCGCGCCTGGAGGCCACCGGCACCATCGACTACTCGCGCGCCGAGCCCATCGTGGCGCGCACGGCGCCGGACAAGTGCCCCAAGTGCTCGGGCTCGCGGCTCACGCAGGACCCGGACGTGCTCGACACGTGGTTCTCCTCCGGCCTGTGGCCCTTCAGCACCCTGGGCTGGCCCGAGCAGACCGCCGACCTGCGCGCCTTCTACCCGAACTCCGTCATGGAGACGGGCCACGACATCCTCTTCTTCTGGGTCGCCCGGATGATGATGTTCGGCCTGCACTTCATGAAGCAGGTGCCCTTCCACACCATCTACCTGCACGCCATGGTGCGCGACGAGAAGGGCGAGAAGATGTCCAAGACGAAGGGGAACGTGATCGATCCCCTCGACATCATCCTCGGCGCGCCCCCCGAGCAGCTCAACAAGAACCTGCGCAACAAGTACCCCCAGGGCATGCCCCCGCACGGCGCGGACGCGCTGCGCTTCACCCTGGCCTCGCTCACCCAGCAGGGCCGCGACATCAAGCTCTCGCTGGACCGCGTGGCCGGCTACAAGGCCTTCGCCAACAAGCTGTGGAACGCCAGCCGCTTCGCCCTCATGAACATGGGCGACTTCACCCTGGACTCCCGGCCCCTCACCGAGCGCCCGCTCACGCTCGCCGACCGGTGGATCCTCTCGCGGCTGCAGCGCACCATCGCCGTGACGCGCACCTCCCTGGAGGCCTACGCCTTCGCCGAGGCCGCCTCCACGCTCTACCAGTTCCTCTGGAGCGAGTTCTGTGACTGGTACATCGAGCTGGCCAAGGGCTCGCTCTACGGCGAGGACGCCCAGGCCAAGGACACCACCCGCGCGGTGCTCGTGTTCTGCCTGGAGCGCATCCTGCGGCTGCTCCACCCGTTCATGCCCTTCATCACCGAGGAGATCTGGCAGAAGCTGCCCCTCACCCGGCAGACGGACTCCATCATGATTGCCCCGTTCCCCGAGCCGGATGTGTCGCTCGAGGACACCGCCGCCGAGGCGGAGATCGGCACCGTCATCACCGCCATCGAGGGGCTGCGCAACATCCGCGGCGAGAGCAACCTGGCGCCCTCGGCCCGCATCACCGCGCACGTGCAGAGCGCCGACGCGCGCACCCGCGAGCTGCTCGAGCGGTGGCGGGGGGATGTCACGCGGCTGGCGGGCCTCGGCGAGCTGCACATCGCCGCCCCGGGCGCCAAGCCGCCCCTGTCCGCGGCCTTTGTCAGCGCGCAGATGGAGATCTTCGTGCCGCTCGCGGGCCTCATCGACGTGGACGCCGAGCGCGAGCGCCTGGGCAAGGAGATCTCCCGCTCCGAGCAGGAGCTCGGTGGCATCAAGCGCAAGCTGGACAACCCCAACTTCGTCGCCAAGGCGCCCCCGGACGTGGTGGAGAAGGATCGCGCCCGCGTCGAGGAGCTCGAGGCCCGCGTGACCAAGCTCCAGGACAGCCTGCAACGGCTCTCGCCCCAGGCCTCGGAGCCCACCTCCGGACAGGCGGTGGCGGACTTAGAGGGCCGGGACTCCGCGCCCGCTCCCACGTCCGCGTCCGAGCCCGTCACGGCCGAAGTCGTCGAGGACGACGTCGTCGAGGCCCAGCTCGTCCAGGCAGAGGTCATCTCCACCGAATCGGCTGTTGAAGACGAGGACGACGGCGAGGACGACGTCGTCGAAGCCGTCGTCGACACCCAGGAGGACGATGAGGACGACGACGTCGTCGAAGCCGTCGTCGACACCGAGGAGGACGATGAGGACGACGTCGTCGAGTCCATCGCCGACGAGGACGAGGAGGAGCCGGAGCCCGCGGCGCCTCCCGCCCGGAAGTCTGGGTCCTCCAGGACGGTGAAGGCTCCGGCCAAGAAGGCGCCCGCGAAGAAGGCTCCAGCCAAGAAGGCGGCATCGGCCAAGAAGGCGCCCGCGAAGAAGGCTCCAGCCAAGAAGGCGGCATCGGCCAAGAAGGCGCCCGCGAAGAAGGCTCCGGCCAAGAAGGCTCCGGCCAAGAAGGCGCCCGCGAAGAAGGCTCCAGCCAAGAAGGCGGCATCGGCCAAGAAGGCGCCCGCGAAGAAGGCTCCGGCGAAGAAGGCCGCGGCCAAGAAGGCTCCAGCCAAGAAGGCTCCGGCGAAGAAGGCCGCGGCCAAGAAGGCTCCGGCGAAGTCCAAGGCGCCCGCGCGCAAGCAGGCCAAGGGAAAGCCGGCGAAGTCCCGCCGGTAG
- the nadC gene encoding carboxylating nicotinate-nucleotide diphosphorylase yields the protein MDAFLDRLISLALEEDLGAAGDITTLALVPAESLGSAELIAKERLVIAGLDAFARVFQRVDPEVRIELLSSDGQEVQDRALVARVHGRLRSLLTAERTALNIIQRTSGMATMARQVMDAVKGTRLRVLDTRKTSPGMRSLSKLAVKAGGAFNHRFGLFDGILIKDNHIAAVGGSVREALRRARANAPQLVKIEIEVTNLEQLAEALEEGADVVMLDNMDDAQISRAVELTAGRIPLEVSGGITLERLPRLAKLGVDFVSMGALTHSARAMDLSLEILQAS from the coding sequence ATGGATGCCTTCCTGGATCGCCTCATCTCGCTCGCCCTGGAGGAAGACCTCGGGGCGGCGGGGGACATCACCACCCTCGCGCTCGTCCCGGCGGAGTCCCTGGGCTCCGCCGAGTTGATCGCCAAGGAGCGGCTCGTCATCGCTGGACTGGACGCCTTCGCCCGCGTCTTCCAGCGGGTGGACCCCGAGGTCCGCATCGAGCTGCTCTCGTCGGATGGTCAGGAGGTCCAGGATCGGGCGCTCGTGGCCCGGGTCCATGGCCGGTTGCGCTCGCTCCTCACCGCCGAGCGCACCGCCCTCAACATCATCCAGCGCACCTCGGGCATGGCCACGATGGCCCGCCAGGTCATGGACGCCGTGAAGGGCACCCGCCTGCGCGTGCTCGACACGCGCAAGACGTCCCCGGGCATGCGCTCGCTGTCCAAGCTGGCCGTCAAGGCGGGCGGGGCCTTCAACCACCGCTTCGGCCTCTTCGACGGCATCCTCATCAAGGACAATCACATCGCGGCCGTGGGGGGCTCGGTGCGCGAGGCGCTCCGCCGCGCCCGGGCCAACGCCCCCCAGCTCGTGAAGATCGAGATCGAGGTCACCAACCTGGAGCAGCTCGCCGAGGCGCTCGAGGAGGGCGCCGACGTGGTGATGCTCGACAACATGGACGACGCGCAGATCAGCCGCGCGGTGGAGCTGACGGCCGGCCGCATTCCCCTCGAGGTCTCCGGAGGCATCACCCTGGAGCGGCTGCCCCGGCTGGCGAAGCTCGGCGTGGACTTCGTGTCCATGGGGGCGCTCACCCACTCGGCGCGCGCCATGGACCTGTCCCTGGAGATCCTCCAGGCCTCGTGA
- a CDS encoding acyl-CoA thioesterase has product MVEARIRVIYGDTDQMGVVYHANYFRYFEFARGEYFRARGGSYRDVEREGLMLPVVEASIAYKSPARYDDVLLVHVRVSELKRASLTFHYDVRREGAPETLLCTGQTVHACVGRDGRPTRLPPVLVALLQMAV; this is encoded by the coding sequence ATGGTCGAGGCACGAATCCGAGTCATCTACGGCGACACGGACCAGATGGGTGTCGTGTATCACGCCAATTACTTCCGCTACTTCGAGTTCGCCCGGGGCGAGTACTTCCGCGCGCGGGGTGGCAGCTACCGGGATGTGGAACGCGAGGGACTGATGCTGCCCGTGGTGGAAGCCTCCATCGCCTACAAGTCCCCCGCGCGCTATGACGACGTGCTGCTGGTGCACGTCCGGGTGAGCGAGCTCAAGCGGGCCTCGCTGACCTTCCATTATGACGTCCGGCGCGAGGGGGCTCCCGAGACCCTGCTGTGCACCGGACAGACCGTCCATGCATGCGTGGGCCGCGACGGCAGGCCCACGCGCTTGCCGCCCGTGCTCGTGGCGCTGTTGCAAATGGCGGTTTGA
- a CDS encoding response regulator has protein sequence MPKTLLVADDSLTIRKVIGMIFATEDFQVTAVDNGLDAISRSRELRPDVVLADVMMPGKNGYEVCEALKHDPATQHIPVMLLAGTFEAFDEARSRAARADDHITKPFESQVLLDKVKTLVGQKSNTMPASVATQVTAPGPAAAQPRAPAGPPGPGAPRPPGPGMPGPGAPPPGMARPGMPGPGAPPPGMARPGMPGPGAPPPGMARPGMPGPGAPPPGMARPGMPGPGAPPPGMARPGMPGPGAPPPGMGPRPGMPPAPGAPLPGMARPGMPGPGTPPPGMGPGPRPGMPGPGAAPPGMAGGLPRPPGAAPLPGAPAGVGRGRDPFGLGAGAPQPAPVAPQPTEASGLEELSLDEPIAEPLAPEPVAAPEARSAALAPAAPSADGGEALLREALSKASREVIEKIAWEVVPQLAETIIREELERLIKDRETKH, from the coding sequence ATGCCCAAGACTCTGCTGGTCGCCGATGATTCGCTCACCATCCGCAAGGTGATCGGGATGATCTTCGCGACCGAGGACTTCCAGGTCACCGCGGTCGACAACGGGCTGGACGCCATCAGCCGGTCGCGGGAGCTGCGCCCGGATGTGGTGCTCGCGGATGTGATGATGCCGGGCAAGAACGGCTACGAGGTCTGCGAGGCGCTCAAGCATGATCCGGCCACGCAGCACATTCCCGTGATGTTGCTGGCGGGCACCTTCGAGGCCTTCGATGAGGCCCGCTCGCGCGCTGCCCGGGCGGACGATCACATCACCAAGCCCTTCGAGAGCCAGGTCCTGCTGGACAAGGTCAAGACGCTGGTGGGTCAGAAGTCCAACACCATGCCCGCGTCCGTTGCCACGCAGGTGACGGCTCCCGGCCCCGCCGCCGCCCAGCCCCGTGCGCCCGCCGGCCCTCCGGGTCCCGGCGCGCCGCGTCCGCCCGGACCGGGCATGCCGGGACCGGGTGCGCCGCCTCCGGGCATGGCCCGTCCGGGCATGCCGGGACCGGGTGCGCCGCCTCCGGGCATGGCCCGTCCGGGCATGCCGGGACCGGGTGCGCCGCCTCCGGGCATGGCCCGTCCGGGCATGCCGGGACCGGGTGCGCCGCCTCCGGGCATGGCCCGTCCGGGCATGCCGGGACCGGGTGCGCCGCCTCCGGGCATGGCCCGTCCGGGCATGCCGGGACCGGGTGCGCCGCCTCCGGGCATGGGTCCGCGTCCAGGCATGCCGCCCGCGCCTGGGGCACCGCTTCCGGGCATGGCCCGTCCGGGCATGCCGGGGCCTGGGACTCCGCCTCCGGGTATGGGTCCGGGTCCTCGTCCGGGCATGCCGGGGCCTGGGGCCGCGCCTCCGGGCATGGCCGGAGGTCTGCCTCGTCCTCCCGGGGCCGCGCCGCTGCCGGGTGCGCCCGCGGGCGTGGGCCGGGGACGGGATCCCTTCGGTCTGGGAGCCGGCGCGCCCCAGCCCGCTCCCGTCGCACCCCAGCCCACCGAGGCCAGTGGCCTGGAGGAGCTGTCGCTCGATGAGCCCATCGCCGAGCCCCTCGCTCCGGAGCCCGTCGCGGCTCCCGAGGCCAGGTCCGCCGCGCTAGCCCCCGCCGCGCCTTCCGCTGACGGTGGCGAGGCGCTGCTGCGCGAGGCCCTCTCGAAGGCCTCCCGCGAGGTCATCGAGAAGATCGCCTGGGAGGTCGTTCCCCAGCTCGCCGAGACGATCATCCGCGAGGAGCTGGAGCGGCTCATCAAGGATCGCGAGACGAAGCACTGA
- a CDS encoding chemotaxis protein CheW, with protein MPLFESGRRLCLLLEAGGTRFSVEATSVTEVAAPDPDQTSLRGVLEVQDLSVLLGGEPEPTPGMVVVLDVSPTLAVRVSSVVEVADVTRAVHFVLPSVLGDSLAALSHSAVMHKGRLYLELGADVLPHEPGIVTPPPLPTLYLFGFPPERSLVFESQGRLFGLPLPFISQVVMRGESFSALPGRGGAIAGLMPHGQVLWPLYSVPALLGGRAVAEDFLVLAEVEGRTLGLCASRVIGVYPRFEPTGNPGEFTVSGVPDPILFVDLWSMFS; from the coding sequence GTGCCCCTCTTCGAAAGCGGACGCCGACTCTGTCTTCTGTTGGAAGCGGGCGGTACGCGCTTCAGCGTCGAGGCCACCTCCGTCACGGAAGTGGCCGCGCCGGACCCCGACCAGACGAGCTTGCGCGGCGTGCTGGAGGTCCAGGATCTCTCGGTGCTGCTGGGCGGCGAGCCCGAGCCGACCCCCGGCATGGTCGTGGTGCTGGACGTGAGCCCCACGCTGGCGGTGCGCGTGAGCTCCGTCGTCGAGGTGGCCGACGTGACCCGGGCGGTCCACTTCGTGCTGCCCTCGGTGCTGGGCGACTCGCTGGCCGCGCTCAGCCACAGCGCGGTCATGCACAAGGGGCGGCTCTACCTGGAGCTCGGCGCGGACGTACTGCCCCACGAGCCCGGAATCGTCACGCCGCCCCCCCTGCCCACCCTCTACCTCTTCGGCTTTCCGCCGGAGCGCTCGCTCGTCTTCGAGTCCCAGGGGCGGCTGTTCGGCCTGCCGCTGCCCTTCATCTCCCAGGTGGTGATGCGCGGCGAGTCCTTCAGCGCGCTGCCGGGACGCGGGGGCGCCATCGCGGGGCTCATGCCCCATGGCCAGGTGCTCTGGCCCCTCTACTCGGTGCCGGCGCTGCTGGGGGGACGGGCCGTCGCGGAGGACTTCCTGGTGCTGGCCGAGGTGGAAGGACGCACCCTGGGGCTGTGCGCCTCGCGCGTGATCGGCGTCTATCCGCGCTTCGAGCCCACCGGAAACCCCGGGGAGTTCACCGTCTCCGGCGTGCCGGACCCCATCCTCTTCGTGGACCTGTGGAGCATGTTTTCCTGA
- a CDS encoding alkaline phosphatase family protein, which yields MFRARAPLPLLLLLLALPAWARPPRLTLFITVDAMGTDLLLRTRPRLQGGMGKLIDSGAFYPYARYDYAKPRTAPGHTTLATGANPWRHGIVDNRVIDRATGKPARVFPDAQHPVLEAPLSEDDVSPANILAETLADRLRLATNEQGKAVALSGKARSAIPLAGRLGQAYWFDETVGKFVTGTWYTKELPGWLKNFNAANPPSAWFGKTWEPVRPRTEYLGEDDRPYEGEYYGLGRVFPHPLTGGLTAPGPQSYSAFAISPLSLDLVVRAAGAAIAGEGLGKDEVPDLLAVSFSATDRVYHQYGPSSWEMQDTMFRLDKAVGDLVALAERAAGGRANLLVVLSADHGGAAAPEHWTAQGMEARRVSPKELSKGLTEALRQRFGGDVTATVEELDVYLGGKTLEGGKVDGAAVRRAAADWLGKQPAISLAVASDDLPTLPDMAGLATALRRGYYPGRSGDVLFVVKPFHVMSADTVGSNHGAPYAYDQLVPFVLAGKGVRPGTYTQQISTTDVAPTVAAALEMNLPASAEGHPRSEALGTGR from the coding sequence ATGTTCCGCGCCCGCGCTCCCCTCCCCCTGCTGCTGTTGCTCCTGGCCCTGCCCGCCTGGGCCAGGCCTCCCCGGTTGACGCTCTTCATCACCGTGGACGCCATGGGCACGGATCTGCTGCTGCGCACCCGGCCCCGGCTCCAGGGGGGCATGGGCAAGCTGATCGACTCGGGGGCCTTCTACCCGTACGCGCGCTACGACTATGCCAAGCCGCGCACCGCGCCGGGCCATACGACGCTCGCCACCGGCGCCAACCCGTGGCGCCACGGCATCGTGGACAACCGCGTCATCGATCGGGCCACGGGCAAGCCCGCGCGCGTCTTCCCGGACGCGCAGCACCCGGTGCTGGAGGCACCGCTGTCCGAGGACGACGTGAGCCCGGCCAACATCCTGGCGGAGACGCTCGCGGACCGGCTGCGGCTGGCCACGAACGAGCAGGGCAAGGCGGTGGCCCTGTCGGGCAAGGCGCGCTCGGCCATTCCGCTCGCGGGCCGGCTCGGGCAGGCGTACTGGTTCGACGAGACCGTGGGGAAGTTCGTCACGGGCACCTGGTACACGAAGGAGCTGCCCGGCTGGCTCAAGAACTTCAACGCGGCCAACCCGCCCTCCGCCTGGTTCGGCAAGACGTGGGAGCCGGTGCGGCCGCGCACCGAGTACCTGGGTGAGGATGATCGTCCCTACGAGGGGGAGTACTACGGGCTCGGGCGCGTCTTCCCCCACCCGCTCACCGGAGGGCTCACGGCGCCGGGACCCCAGTCCTACAGCGCCTTCGCCATTTCTCCCTTGTCGCTCGACCTGGTGGTGCGCGCCGCCGGGGCCGCCATCGCCGGCGAGGGGCTGGGCAAGGACGAGGTGCCGGACCTGCTCGCGGTGAGCTTCAGCGCCACGGATCGCGTCTACCACCAGTACGGCCCGAGCTCCTGGGAGATGCAGGACACGATGTTCCGCCTGGACAAGGCGGTGGGAGACCTGGTGGCGCTCGCCGAGCGCGCCGCGGGAGGCCGCGCGAACCTGCTGGTGGTGCTCTCGGCGGACCATGGCGGCGCGGCGGCACCCGAGCACTGGACGGCCCAGGGCATGGAAGCGCGGCGCGTGAGCCCGAAGGAGCTGTCCAAGGGATTGACCGAGGCGCTGCGTCAGCGGTTCGGCGGGGACGTGACGGCCACCGTCGAGGAGCTGGACGTGTACCTGGGAGGCAAGACGCTGGAGGGCGGCAAGGTGGACGGAGCGGCGGTGCGGCGCGCCGCGGCGGACTGGTTGGGGAAGCAGCCCGCCATCTCCCTGGCGGTGGCGAGCGATGATCTGCCCACGCTGCCGGACATGGCGGGGCTCGCGACGGCCCTGCGGCGCGGCTACTACCCGGGACGCAGCGGCGACGTGCTCTTCGTGGTGAAGCCCTTCCACGTCATGAGCGCGGATACCGTCGGCAGCAACCACGGTGCGCCCTATGCGTATGATCAACTGGTGCCCTTCGTGCTCGCGGGCAAGGGCGTGCGCCCGGGCACCTATACGCAGCAGATCAGCACCACCGACGTGGCGCCCACCGTGGCGGCGGCGCTGGAGATGAACCTCCCCGCGTCCGCCGAGGGACACCCCCGCTCGGAGGCCCTCGGAACCGGACGCTGA
- the glpX gene encoding class II fructose-bisphosphatase, protein MDRNLAMEVVRVTEMAAIASARLMGRGGKNESDQAAVDAMRRAFDALQINGTVVIGEGERDEAPMLYIGEEVGRRHADDPSVDIALDPLEGTNLCAYGRPGAIAVVAMADKGKLLNAPDTYMEKIAVGPRARGAIDLRRSPTENLRSIAERMKVYVADLTVIILERERHVELIKEVRAAGARIRLIDDGDVAGAIATCFEDTGVDVLMGTGGAPEGVISAAAVRSVGGDMQGRLVPRNAEEVARAARMGITDISKIYTAEELASGDVMFAATGVTTGDFLRGVRFFGGGCETHSVVMRSKTGTVRFIQSRHKFDKKPGYNF, encoded by the coding sequence ATGGATCGCAACCTGGCCATGGAGGTCGTGCGCGTCACCGAGATGGCGGCCATTGCCTCCGCGCGGCTGATGGGCCGCGGCGGCAAGAACGAGTCGGATCAGGCCGCCGTGGACGCCATGCGCCGCGCCTTCGACGCCCTGCAGATCAACGGCACGGTGGTCATCGGCGAGGGCGAGCGCGACGAGGCCCCCATGCTCTACATCGGCGAGGAGGTGGGCCGGCGCCACGCGGATGATCCCTCCGTGGACATCGCGTTGGATCCGCTCGAGGGCACCAACCTGTGCGCCTACGGCCGCCCGGGCGCCATCGCCGTGGTGGCCATGGCCGACAAGGGCAAGCTGCTCAACGCGCCGGACACGTACATGGAGAAGATCGCCGTGGGGCCGCGCGCCCGGGGCGCCATCGATCTGCGCCGCAGCCCCACGGAGAACCTGCGCTCCATCGCCGAGCGCATGAAGGTCTACGTGGCCGACCTCACCGTCATCATCCTCGAGCGCGAGCGCCACGTGGAGCTCATCAAGGAGGTGCGGGCCGCGGGCGCGCGCATCCGCCTCATCGATGACGGGGACGTGGCGGGCGCCATCGCCACCTGCTTCGAGGACACGGGCGTGGACGTGCTCATGGGCACGGGCGGCGCGCCCGAGGGCGTCATCTCCGCCGCGGCCGTGCGCTCGGTGGGCGGCGACATGCAGGGGCGGCTCGTGCCACGCAACGCCGAGGAAGTCGCCCGCGCCGCGCGCATGGGCATCACCGACATCTCCAAGATCTACACCGCCGAGGAGCTGGCCAGCGGCGACGTGATGTTCGCCGCCACGGGCGTTACCACTGGCGACTTCCTGCGCGGTGTGCGCTTCTTCGGCGGTGGGTGCGAGACGCACTCGGTGGTCATGCGCAGCAAGACGGGCACCGTGCGCTTCATCCAGTCCCGCCACAAGTTCGACAAGAAGCCGGGCTACAACTTCTAG